Below is a window of Rhodanobacteraceae bacterium DNA.
CATCGACGGATCCAGGTCCTGGGCGTCGGCCACATAGCCCGCGATCAGCAGCCGCGGATTGCCGCCCAGGGTCTGCACCGCCAGCTGGTTCCCGGTGTTGTGGCGGTAACCAGGGGCGGCGCTGAAGAAGAACTGGCGGAAGCCGCCGCTGCCGAATGCCGGGTCCAGCCCGAGCGCATTGGTCTGCGAGGGAAACGAGGTGCCGACGACGACGCCATCGAACTGGCCCTGGCCGTCCACCACCGAACGCCGCATCAGGGTACGCCAGCGCACGCTCAGTCCCGGGCTGGTCTGGGTGTACGCGACCAGTGCGGTCACCTGGGAATCGAAATTGAGATCCAGCCGCAGCATCCGCCACTGGGTCGGCAGGCCGACGTCGCCGCCGACCACGTTGCCGCATTCGGACGCGGCGCACAGGCCGCCGGTGTTGCCGAACAGGATGACTTGCATCAGTGCGTGGTTGCCCTGGGTGCCGTCGCGCAGGTCTCCGGCGATCATGAAGCGGTCGCTCTCCAGTTCGTAGGCGACGATCGCCCCGGCGCGGTCCGAAGGGCTGCCGCCGCGCCGGATGCGACGCAAGCCGCTGCCGGCGAAGGCGCTGTCGAGTTCGCCGTTGGGCAGCACCGCCCACACCGCCATGTCGCTCTGGTCGAAGGGGCCGTAGAGCGTGCCGAGCACCAGGACCGCGCCATCGCGGCGCAGGACGGCGTCCGCCGCTTCCACTTCGAAATCCGGACCGGCGTCCAGCAGTTGCTGGCCGAGCGGGCCGTAGCTGGTGTCCACACTCCCGTCGCGGTTGAAGCGGGTGATGCCGATCTGGCTGTTGCCGGGAAACTGCGAGCCGAAGGGCGTGGGTGTGTTGCTGATCACCAGCACCTTGTCGTCGGCCTGGACCAGGGTCTTGACCGGGCGCGTTGCGCCGCGCTGCAGGCCGGCGTCGATCGGCCAGTAGCTGGTGACCCGGCCGCCGGCGAAAGCCGCATCGAGTTGCCCGTTCGCCATCGCCGGCAGGGCCACCGCCAGCAGCCAGGCCATCATCCACATGCGCATCGATTTCTCCGGATCCGACAGCGGGAGCTGCCGCAGCCGGGTGCTTACGCTTTCCGGCGGCCGCACCTGACACGCGTTGCGCGGCCGGGGCGCCGGCTCATGCAGCGTGGCGCCAGGTATTGCGGCCCGCGGCCTTGGCTGCGTAGAGCGCCTCGTCAGCGGCGGCGATCAGGGCCAGCGCATGTTCCGGCGAGCCAGCCGTCGCGATGCCGATGCTGGTGCCGGTGCGCAGCGCGATCTCGCCGAACATGACCGGGACCGCCATCGCTTCGATCATCCGTCGCGCGGTGCTCTCGGCGAACTCGCGGGCCTGGCCCAGGTCCACGTGTTCGCTCAGGATCACGAATTCGTCGCCACCGATCCGCGCCACCAGGTCGCCCTCGCGGACCACTGCGGATTGCCGCTCGGCGAAGGCGCGGATCAGGTGATCGCCTGCCGCGTGGCCATGACGATCGTTGATTGGCTTGAGGAAATCGAGGTCCAGGAAGAGCAGCGCCAAGGCCACCGGCTGGTGTCGGCCGCGCGCGATGGCCAGTCCCAGCCGCTCCTCGAACTGGCGCCGGTTGGCTACCCCGGTCAGCGGGTCGAGGCGGGCTTCGCGCTCGAGTTGCGCCTCGGCCAGCTTGAGGCGCGTGATGTCGAAGGACAGGACGAAGAATCCGGCGGCACTGCCATCGCGCGCCTGTTCCGGAATGTAGCTGCACTCGAAGTGGAAATCGCCGCCCGGCAAGGACTGCGTGAGTTCGAAACTGGAGGCCACACCGGACAGCGCACCCTTCGC
It encodes the following:
- a CDS encoding delta-60 repeat domain-containing protein, whose amino-acid sequence is MRMWMMAWLLAVALPAMANGQLDAAFAGGRVTSYWPIDAGLQRGATRPVKTLVQADDKVLVISNTPTPFGSQFPGNSQIGITRFNRDGSVDTSYGPLGQQLLDAGPDFEVEAADAVLRRDGAVLVLGTLYGPFDQSDMAVWAVLPNGELDSAFAGSGLRRIRRGGSPSDRAGAIVAYELESDRFMIAGDLRDGTQGNHALMQVILFGNTGGLCAASECGNVVGGDVGLPTQWRMLRLDLNFDSQVTALVAYTQTSPGLSVRWRTLMRRSVVDGQGQFDGVVVGTSFPSQTNALGLDPAFGSGGFRQFFFSAAPGYRHNTGNQLAVQTLGGNPRLLIAGYVADAQDLDPSMAVFAMDLLSGNTDPSFNGGVARVFDYAAAGIHGDAYADDILVAPDGKILVGGGYESAGFTFGDAALARLNPDGSFDSSFGNLSPSLPGRMGYGHTLAGSDRDNRLASMALSADGERVVFSGYAYASNDGSYYASAMRARLHAGDLLRNGFE